A single genomic interval of uncultured Desulfobulbus sp. harbors:
- a CDS encoding AAA family ATPase has translation MGIKEIDTKDLILLHQGRHSSVYRFDNAPDGIQVVVKIARTAAPFSRTAELFANELKITQQFDHPGIRTAIESGTLSGKASLLLRYVPGVSLKDFCAAEHPGLAEKISIGRDVAETLVVLHNSNIIHKNLSSDHILIGPGRSPVLIGFTLAEHCTLSQMLDRPELLEGDLAYIAPEQTGRINRGIDFRTDLYSLGVVFYEMLTGELPFTAETAAELIYAHLARPPRAVATVNPEVPTMVSDIVMKLLSKSADERYQSAFGVARDLERCLSLLEQTGQIAAFPLGRDDVSAGLLVPQGLYGREAEAISLENSFLRAVQGQTEVVLVSGPEGSGKTLLVNELKRPVLERGCLFVAGSHDQYQRNVPYNGLNQVFSALSSMLSGREPQQLQALRAKLSSQVGHCQHLLNSMCPGLHMLMPDEGVEHAGMASLHSSSAPLHAPISSIISLLAQEFGPLVVFLDDLHWADSGTLEVFRLLAEEKAKVPLLLIGAYDGSSSAAGNSFGKRGGATVEDLPLQRIGLENLDLQSLGHLIEDIVQRSDGQAEAFAEIVFNKTGGNPLLAITFIQSLYTEGGLWFDFAQRQWCWHEDLVQKKAVMEDVIGSVTEKVQKLSPGCRELIKTAACIGREFSLETLQAMLGGHTDSLHRLLLEAGEALLIVPLRNMDEQAEQTVDKNPVFGPTRFVFSHDRVRSAVVSLLSPRMKRQTHLQVGRLFLAQLSSEELDKHIFTVVDQLNEGFRYIKTEEELVQLAALNCMAGTHALRSGGYVGAVWYFNMGLGLLPQDKWERYAELTCDLFDKAIEAEYASRNFSRTLVLAEELASHARGRDERAKAYKYQIIACAAQGNRDQTLDKALKTLEVLGVLSLDELPSLSPSPLTGPDQVDMAAIIKASRMLSQEIHLDRLLEKFMQIVMNNAGAEKGVLIIDRDGQLFVQARGTTDGPGIEISDAIPIEEDNDIPQSVVNVVVQLKKAVVLGDARSDPEYGQDKYVQDRQARSILGLPLVHQKKLVGVLYLENNLATDVFALDRLQLLDALLSQAAIFIENAKLYQRLEEKFEELRVTQEALVESRNWLDQILNTIPEPIFVKDRQHRWELLNDAFCTFVERPREELLGKSDYDFFPKEEADVFWAKDEQVFATGEENVNEEKLSDMHGVSRTIITRKLLYVDEKGGEHIVAIIRDITDRVNLEAQLRQAAKMEAVGNLAGGVAHDFNNLLTAIIGYCDLLKIRVGNDTRLLGNIEQIKKAGQSAASLTQQLLAFSRKQLLQPQVLDLNRVVTGTEKMLRRLIGENIQVESVLQEGLGRVLADPVLIEQIIINLCVNARDAMPQGGKLILETANVELDDAYARQYLEVEPGPHVLLSVSDTGVGLDSETLSHIFEPFFTTKEKGKGTGLGLATVYGIVKQSRGHIAVYSEPGNGSCFKIYLPRSQESDETAESGTEQQSGLQGRKETILLAEDDAMVRELADSILREFGYEVLTAANGLEALQLLKDCTEVPDLLITDVIMPEMGGQELAEQVKLRWPNMRIIFVSGYTGGAIHHNGVLSGDVEFLQKPFTAQAIAQKVRDVLDAR, from the coding sequence ATGGGTATCAAGGAAATAGACACCAAGGATCTCATCCTCCTTCATCAAGGCCGTCACTCCAGCGTGTATCGCTTTGACAACGCCCCGGACGGTATACAGGTGGTGGTGAAAATAGCGAGGACCGCTGCCCCTTTTTCACGGACGGCGGAGTTATTCGCCAATGAATTGAAAATCACCCAGCAGTTCGATCATCCCGGTATTCGCACGGCTATTGAATCCGGGACCCTGTCAGGAAAAGCGAGCCTCCTGCTCAGGTATGTTCCGGGAGTCAGCCTGAAGGATTTTTGTGCTGCTGAACACCCCGGACTTGCTGAAAAAATATCAATTGGCCGGGATGTCGCAGAGACGCTCGTTGTTCTCCATAACAGCAACATCATCCATAAAAACCTGAGCAGTGACCATATCCTTATCGGCCCGGGGCGTTCCCCTGTGCTCATTGGTTTTACCCTTGCCGAGCATTGCACCTTGTCCCAGATGCTTGATCGCCCCGAACTGCTTGAAGGCGACCTCGCCTACATTGCCCCTGAACAGACCGGCAGAATCAACCGCGGAATTGATTTTCGCACCGATCTATACTCCCTGGGCGTGGTCTTCTATGAGATGCTGACCGGCGAGTTGCCCTTTACTGCAGAGACTGCCGCTGAACTGATTTACGCGCATCTTGCCAGGCCGCCCAGGGCTGTAGCCACTGTCAATCCCGAAGTGCCGACAATGGTCTCAGATATTGTCATGAAGTTATTGAGTAAAAGTGCCGATGAGCGGTATCAATCTGCCTTTGGGGTTGCCAGGGACCTGGAGCGGTGTTTGTCCCTGCTTGAGCAAACAGGGCAGATAGCCGCATTTCCCCTGGGCAGGGATGATGTTTCGGCAGGATTATTGGTTCCCCAGGGGCTCTACGGCAGAGAGGCAGAGGCCATATCGCTTGAAAACAGTTTCCTGCGTGCAGTTCAAGGGCAGACTGAGGTCGTCCTGGTTTCCGGCCCCGAGGGAAGCGGCAAAACCTTGCTGGTGAACGAATTAAAGCGGCCTGTGCTGGAGCGCGGCTGCCTGTTTGTTGCCGGTAGCCATGATCAGTACCAGAGAAATGTGCCCTATAATGGCTTGAATCAGGTGTTCTCTGCATTGAGCAGCATGCTCTCCGGGAGGGAGCCACAACAGTTGCAGGCATTGCGGGCCAAACTTTCCAGCCAGGTCGGTCATTGTCAGCATTTGTTGAACTCCATGTGTCCCGGCCTCCATATGCTGATGCCGGATGAGGGCGTCGAGCATGCAGGGATGGCGTCTTTGCACTCTTCCTCTGCACCTCTCCACGCTCCCATCTCTTCGATCATTTCCCTGCTGGCCCAGGAGTTCGGTCCGCTGGTCGTTTTTCTCGATGACCTGCATTGGGCGGACTCAGGGACCCTGGAGGTGTTCAGGCTCTTGGCCGAGGAAAAGGCAAAGGTCCCTCTTCTGCTGATCGGGGCATATGATGGATCGTCATCCGCTGCAGGCAATTCGTTTGGCAAGAGGGGGGGGGCAACTGTTGAGGATCTTCCCCTGCAGCGTATTGGGCTAGAAAATTTGGATCTGCAATCACTTGGACATTTGATCGAAGACATTGTGCAGCGCTCCGATGGACAAGCAGAAGCCTTTGCCGAGATTGTATTCAACAAAACCGGGGGGAACCCCTTGCTGGCCATTACCTTCATTCAGTCGCTCTATACAGAGGGGGGGCTGTGGTTCGATTTTGCTCAACGCCAATGGTGTTGGCATGAAGACCTTGTTCAAAAAAAAGCTGTCATGGAGGATGTGATCGGTTCGGTTACCGAGAAGGTGCAAAAACTTTCTCCTGGTTGCCGGGAGTTGATCAAGACAGCTGCCTGTATTGGCAGGGAATTTTCTCTGGAAACCCTGCAGGCAATGCTGGGAGGTCACACGGATTCGTTGCACAGGCTTCTGCTGGAGGCAGGAGAGGCATTGCTGATTGTTCCTCTGCGGAACATGGATGAACAGGCAGAACAGACTGTGGACAAAAATCCAGTATTTGGCCCGACCCGGTTTGTATTTTCCCATGATCGGGTGCGGTCAGCTGTCGTCTCCTTGCTTTCTCCGCGGATGAAGCGGCAAACCCATCTCCAGGTGGGCAGGTTGTTTCTGGCTCAACTCTCCAGTGAAGAGTTGGACAAACACATTTTTACCGTGGTCGATCAGTTGAATGAGGGCTTTCGTTACATCAAAACCGAGGAGGAACTCGTTCAGCTGGCAGCGTTGAATTGCATGGCAGGGACTCATGCCCTGCGCTCCGGAGGGTATGTTGGCGCTGTCTGGTATTTCAACATGGGGCTTGGGCTTCTTCCCCAGGACAAGTGGGAACGGTACGCTGAACTGACCTGTGACCTGTTTGATAAGGCCATTGAGGCTGAGTATGCCAGCCGCAACTTTTCAAGAACACTTGTATTGGCCGAAGAGCTGGCAAGCCATGCCAGAGGCAGGGACGAACGTGCAAAAGCATATAAATATCAAATTATAGCATGTGCTGCTCAGGGGAATCGGGACCAGACATTGGACAAAGCCTTAAAAACGCTGGAAGTATTAGGGGTTCTTAGCCTCGACGAACTCCCCAGCTTGAGCCCTTCGCCCCTCACTGGTCCAGATCAGGTGGATATGGCCGCGATCATCAAGGCGTCACGGATGCTCTCCCAGGAAATCCATCTTGATCGACTGCTGGAAAAATTCATGCAGATCGTGATGAACAATGCCGGGGCGGAAAAAGGTGTTTTGATCATTGACCGCGATGGCCAACTGTTTGTTCAAGCAAGAGGAACAACGGATGGCCCCGGTATTGAAATTTCCGATGCCATTCCCATCGAGGAGGACAACGATATCCCCCAATCCGTGGTGAACGTAGTGGTGCAGCTGAAAAAGGCCGTTGTCCTTGGTGATGCCCGCAGCGATCCGGAATATGGTCAGGACAAATATGTCCAGGATCGTCAAGCACGCTCCATCCTTGGGCTCCCCCTTGTGCATCAGAAAAAATTGGTGGGGGTACTGTATCTGGAAAATAACCTGGCCACAGATGTCTTTGCCCTGGATCGTTTGCAGTTGCTTGACGCGCTTTTGTCCCAGGCCGCGATTTTCATCGAAAACGCGAAACTCTATCAGCGTCTCGAAGAAAAATTTGAGGAGTTGCGTGTGACCCAGGAGGCTCTGGTCGAGTCCCGAAACTGGCTTGATCAGATACTCAATACGATTCCCGAACCGATTTTTGTGAAGGACAGACAGCACCGGTGGGAGCTGTTGAATGACGCCTTTTGTACGTTTGTGGAAAGGCCTCGAGAAGAGTTGCTGGGCAAATCGGATTACGATTTTTTCCCCAAAGAAGAGGCCGATGTTTTCTGGGCCAAAGACGAGCAGGTGTTCGCCACGGGGGAGGAAAACGTCAATGAAGAGAAACTTTCAGATATGCATGGGGTTTCCCGCACCATCATCACCAGGAAACTATTGTACGTCGATGAAAAGGGAGGGGAACATATTGTCGCCATCATTCGTGATATCACTGACCGTGTCAACCTTGAGGCGCAGTTGCGGCAGGCAGCAAAAATGGAAGCGGTGGGGAATCTTGCCGGCGGGGTTGCCCATGATTTCAACAATCTCCTCACCGCAATCATTGGCTATTGCGATCTGCTGAAGATCCGTGTGGGCAATGATACGCGGCTCCTGGGGAATATCGAACAAATTAAGAAGGCCGGCCAGAGTGCGGCCTCGTTAACCCAGCAACTCCTGGCTTTCAGCCGAAAACAGTTGCTGCAGCCCCAGGTCTTGGATCTGAACAGAGTGGTGACCGGTACCGAAAAGATGCTGCGTCGGCTGATTGGTGAGAATATTCAGGTGGAGTCTGTGCTTCAGGAGGGGCTGGGCCGCGTTCTGGCTGATCCCGTGCTCATAGAACAGATTATCATCAATCTCTGCGTGAACGCCAGAGATGCCATGCCTCAAGGAGGTAAGCTGATTCTGGAAACAGCGAACGTGGAACTGGATGATGCGTATGCCAGGCAGTACCTGGAGGTAGAGCCAGGACCCCATGTTCTGCTGAGCGTCAGTGATACCGGGGTCGGGCTTGATAGTGAGACCCTGTCGCATATTTTCGAACCGTTCTTTACCACCAAGGAAAAAGGCAAGGGCACAGGGCTTGGCTTGGCCACCGTGTATGGAATTGTCAAGCAGAGCCGGGGACACATCGCTGTGTATAGCGAACCTGGCAACGGTTCCTGTTTTAAAATCTATCTGCCACGGTCGCAGGAGAGCGATGAAACCGCTGAATCGGGGACAGAGCAGCAGTCTGGTCTTCAAGGACGTAAAGAGACCATTCTTTTGGCTGAGGACGATGCAATGGTCCGTGAACTGGCAGACTCCATTCTTAGGGAATTCGGCTACGAGGTACTGACTGCGGCCAATGGCCTTGAGGCTTTGCAACTCTTAAAGGACTGCACGGAAGTGCCTGATTTGTTGATTACGGATGTGATCATGCCGGAAATGGGCGGCCAGGAGTTGGCGGAGCAGGTGAAATTGCGTTGGCCGAACATGCGGATTATTTTTGTTTCCGGGTATACAGGAGGAGCCATTCATCACAACGGCGTGCTCAGCGGCGATGTCGAGTTTCTGCAAAAACCATTCACGGCCCAGGCCATTGCCCAAAAAGTCAGAGATGTTCTTGATGCACGTTGA
- a CDS encoding diguanylate cyclase, translating to MPDAPGEITFVFTQDGLTEHCVAAASISGTELIARNAYNLSWVPIGKKLTITKAQGPIVYSIDGLSPYDIYVHYLGQEVADGLPLSAADFPLIIERDGIPMAIHATGVNEDGSFHYIHDFYPGEQLRFGFCHAGLLATGAQLTHEEVRSFNPQAIFIYSCVSRKWILGADIAVELSSLEDIAPSSGFFCYGEYFRHESGKTYFFSQTMTVLTLSEGDSDTEAVTENEYDPRLEESRQFRTMCVLHRLVDTSTREIESINRELAKLASKDSLTGLANRRLFDETFTREIKRQSRSGTPMSLLLVDIDFFKQFNDLYGHLHGDDCLRGISQLLAKVIKRPSDTVARYGGEEFACILPATNHENARKVAEDVRSGIEGLSLPHKGSEVSGHVTVSIGVLTLSGLAEVLPEELFNACDALLYKAKQNGRNRIEGAFFQKGSSGRICPWPSLSK from the coding sequence GTGCCTGATGCTCCCGGAGAGATAACCTTTGTCTTCACCCAGGACGGCCTCACGGAACACTGTGTGGCGGCCGCCTCCATTTCCGGCACCGAACTCATTGCCAGGAATGCCTACAATCTCAGTTGGGTTCCCATTGGCAAGAAGCTGACGATCACCAAAGCGCAAGGCCCCATCGTCTATTCCATCGATGGCCTGTCACCGTATGACATCTACGTGCACTACCTTGGTCAGGAGGTGGCCGACGGCCTGCCCCTGTCCGCCGCTGATTTTCCCTTGATCATCGAACGCGACGGCATCCCCATGGCAATCCATGCCACCGGCGTCAACGAAGATGGATCGTTTCACTACATCCATGACTTCTATCCGGGCGAACAACTGCGTTTCGGCTTCTGTCACGCCGGCCTCCTGGCGACCGGTGCACAGTTGACCCACGAAGAGGTGCGTTCCTTCAACCCCCAGGCGATTTTTATTTATTCCTGTGTTTCTCGAAAGTGGATTTTGGGCGCGGATATCGCTGTTGAGCTCTCGTCCCTGGAAGATATTGCCCCCTCATCCGGTTTCTTCTGCTATGGGGAGTACTTCCGCCACGAATCCGGCAAAACCTATTTCTTCAGTCAAACCATGACCGTGCTTACGCTTTCCGAAGGTGATTCGGATACAGAGGCAGTCACGGAAAACGAATACGATCCCCGGCTCGAGGAATCCCGCCAGTTTCGGACCATGTGTGTGCTGCACCGGCTTGTCGACACATCCACGCGCGAGATTGAATCCATCAATAGGGAGCTGGCAAAACTGGCAAGCAAAGATTCCCTCACCGGTCTTGCCAATAGACGGCTTTTTGATGAAACCTTTACCAGGGAGATAAAGCGGCAAAGCAGGTCAGGTACCCCCATGTCCCTGCTCCTTGTGGATATCGACTTCTTCAAGCAGTTTAACGATCTGTATGGCCATTTACATGGTGACGACTGCTTGCGGGGGATCTCACAGCTTTTGGCCAAGGTGATCAAGCGCCCCTCAGACACCGTGGCCCGTTACGGTGGCGAGGAATTCGCCTGTATCCTGCCCGCCACCAACCATGAAAACGCACGCAAGGTGGCTGAGGACGTCCGTTCCGGCATTGAGGGGCTTTCCCTGCCGCATAAAGGGTCGGAAGTGTCAGGCCACGTCACCGTGAGCATCGGTGTTTTGACCTTGTCCGGGCTCGCCGAGGTTCTGCCCGAAGAACTGTTCAACGCCTGCGACGCGCTCCTCTACAAGGCCAAACAGAATGGCCGCAACCGCATCGAAGGCGCTTTTTTCCAGAAAGGATCCAGCGGCAGGATTTGTCCATGGCCGTCACTTTCGAAATGA
- a CDS encoding methylamine methyltransferase corrinoid protein reductive activase yields MEQLGVAMDIGTSGLRAQAVDLASGKVISTAISLTHPLPGANVVDHLHFALEVGVSTATQILRQAVRTMVHHLRIPVASIRRLALCGNTVQLSLFQGIEVRDLAYTGTRKLAALGIVAPDRHGIIVNAGTLPGLGVEKHCAVIIPPAVCPTIGADGLAMLLQSDILRETQTALITDYGTNAEMALYHDGRIITASAAAGPAIEGQQIACGMLAAPGAVSDLQPLDASGYRLLVLDEAMQPVQGPVVELERPSAAESTSVLVWGITGTGVVALLSEALRGGHIQLPYIQTPDSRLHLGQKLYFSEEDLQEAGKAIGAIRAGHVTLCHNAGIGYGDVHAVYMAGAAGTYADPVKAMSVGLLPSSAQEVHQVGNTSLKMARELVLAPSRLEAMEQLAEQLRVDHCVLAASDIFKKMYMLELSFWSEGLPMTAYRKLMNRYGIKEFSMKVASPVIQRDEQGERRQWGRLGLQIVADAGQTLSRAIAGCSACSCCVQACPQSALELEGDVDPPLMRLCQSRCAGVACKRCEQVCPEKVMVLSDFFAACPLG; encoded by the coding sequence ATGGAACAACTGGGGGTGGCCATGGATATAGGGACGAGCGGTCTCCGTGCCCAGGCCGTTGACCTGGCCTCGGGCAAGGTGATTTCCACCGCCATCTCCCTGACCCATCCCCTGCCTGGGGCCAATGTTGTCGATCATCTCCACTTCGCCCTTGAAGTGGGCGTGTCGACCGCGACTCAAATACTGCGTCAGGCGGTGCGCACCATGGTGCACCATCTCAGGATTCCCGTTGCCTCGATCAGGAGGCTGGCCCTCTGCGGCAACACGGTGCAGCTTTCTCTGTTCCAGGGCATTGAGGTGCGGGATCTGGCCTATACCGGAACACGAAAGCTGGCAGCCCTCGGCATCGTGGCTCCTGATCGGCACGGCATCATTGTCAACGCGGGGACCTTGCCGGGGCTGGGAGTGGAGAAACACTGTGCGGTCATCATTCCGCCCGCGGTCTGTCCGACCATTGGTGCCGATGGTCTGGCCATGCTGCTGCAAAGCGATATTCTGCGCGAGACACAGACAGCCCTGATTACCGATTACGGCACCAATGCAGAGATGGCGCTCTACCACGACGGACGTATCATCACCGCCTCTGCCGCGGCAGGCCCTGCCATCGAGGGGCAACAGATTGCCTGTGGGATGCTCGCCGCCCCTGGTGCGGTCAGCGACCTTCAACCCCTGGATGCCTCAGGATATCGGCTGTTGGTCTTGGATGAGGCTATGCAACCTGTCCAGGGACCGGTGGTGGAGCTCGAGCGACCGTCCGCGGCTGAGAGCACCAGTGTGCTTGTCTGGGGGATCACGGGCACAGGCGTGGTGGCTCTCCTCTCCGAGGCATTGAGGGGAGGTCATATTCAACTGCCATATATCCAAACCCCGGATTCCCGCCTGCACCTGGGGCAAAAACTCTATTTTTCCGAGGAAGATCTGCAGGAGGCCGGAAAGGCGATCGGAGCAATCCGAGCCGGCCATGTCACCCTCTGTCACAACGCCGGTATCGGCTATGGAGACGTGCACGCCGTCTATATGGCCGGAGCAGCCGGTACTTATGCGGATCCTGTCAAGGCGATGTCTGTGGGCCTGCTTCCCTCCAGTGCACAGGAGGTGCATCAGGTCGGCAACACCTCGTTGAAGATGGCGAGGGAACTGGTGCTGGCTCCATCGCGGCTTGAGGCGATGGAGCAGTTGGCAGAACAGCTCCGCGTGGACCATTGCGTCCTGGCCGCGTCCGACATCTTTAAAAAGATGTACATGCTCGAGCTGTCTTTCTGGAGCGAGGGCTTGCCCATGACCGCTTACCGCAAGCTGATGAATCGTTATGGCATCAAGGAGTTTTCCATGAAGGTTGCATCACCGGTTATTCAACGGGATGAACAGGGAGAACGGAGGCAATGGGGGCGTTTAGGCCTGCAAATCGTTGCTGATGCAGGGCAGACTCTGTCTCGAGCCATTGCAGGCTGCAGTGCATGTTCCTGCTGTGTGCAGGCCTGCCCTCAATCCGCACTGGAGTTGGAAGGTGATGTAGATCCTCCCCTGATGCGGTTGTGCCAATCCCGTTGCGCGGGCGTTGCCTGCAAACGTTGTGAACAGGTCTGCCCGGAAAAGGTCATGGTGCTTTCTGATTTTTTTGCTGCTTGCCCTCTCGGATAA
- a CDS encoding methyltransferase MtaB domain-containing protein, which yields MQLSTTMAYTRAEDMMFGSSLYPVRTRRGLVIGGGEVLPEIVVQPRSGSEASLKTLLREYERSYTDALERCVSIGHSHICLEVEHVAQMTQITQWGEAVAAQTVSLMERFKDRYGVESVCRFTIADLRKPDITHMRDSERAQLVLDAFAACARHTDMVAIESIGGKEIFDHAIIRNDVTGLLFGQAVLGGRDMQWLWPQIVAIARQHECCPSGDTSCAHANTAMFMAGGYLGREVPHTLAALSRAICVSNTLVAYECGATGPGKNCAYENPMIKAIAGVPISCEGKSSACAHSDFCGNVIGAVCDLWSNEAVEFHAMFGGSTAAVFTEILGYDTALMNTAIGLGYEKELQACMVNSDRYRDPQSYILCPDIAWEIGKTVVEHHQSLYSRARAAALKCGELIFADPRLRLTTYEHDALKHYMAEIESLPEDEEDFIDLCLAKYARIRGFRKESYGL from the coding sequence ATGCAGCTGAGTACAACAATGGCCTATACCCGGGCCGAGGATATGATGTTCGGTTCCTCTCTGTATCCGGTGAGGACCAGAAGAGGCCTGGTTATCGGTGGAGGAGAGGTCCTTCCGGAGATTGTGGTCCAGCCCCGTTCCGGGAGTGAGGCGTCCCTGAAAACGCTGCTTCGTGAATACGAGCGCAGTTATACCGATGCCCTGGAGCGTTGTGTTTCCATCGGTCATTCCCATATCTGTCTGGAGGTCGAACACGTTGCGCAGATGACCCAGATAACCCAATGGGGTGAGGCGGTCGCTGCCCAGACCGTATCGTTGATGGAACGGTTCAAAGACAGGTATGGGGTTGAATCCGTGTGCCGCTTCACCATCGCCGATCTGCGTAAACCCGACATTACCCATATGCGCGATTCAGAACGTGCGCAACTTGTGCTGGATGCCTTTGCCGCCTGCGCCCGGCATACGGATATGGTGGCCATTGAATCCATCGGCGGCAAGGAGATCTTTGATCATGCCATTATCCGCAATGACGTGACCGGCCTCCTTTTCGGTCAGGCGGTGTTGGGTGGTCGCGATATGCAGTGGTTGTGGCCACAGATCGTCGCCATTGCCCGGCAACACGAGTGTTGTCCCAGTGGCGATACCAGCTGCGCCCATGCGAATACAGCCATGTTCATGGCCGGCGGATACCTGGGCAGGGAAGTCCCCCATACCTTGGCGGCCCTTTCCCGAGCCATCTGTGTGAGTAATACCCTGGTCGCCTATGAGTGCGGAGCTACCGGGCCGGGAAAAAACTGTGCCTACGAAAACCCGATGATCAAGGCCATTGCCGGCGTGCCCATATCCTGTGAAGGCAAGAGCAGCGCCTGTGCCCACTCTGATTTTTGCGGCAATGTGATTGGAGCGGTCTGCGATCTCTGGTCCAACGAGGCAGTGGAATTTCACGCCATGTTCGGCGGCAGTACAGCCGCAGTCTTTACGGAAATTCTGGGATACGATACCGCGCTCATGAATACGGCCATCGGCCTGGGGTATGAGAAGGAACTGCAGGCCTGCATGGTCAATTCCGATCGTTACCGGGATCCCCAGAGCTATATCCTCTGTCCGGATATTGCCTGGGAAATAGGGAAGACCGTGGTTGAACATCACCAGAGTCTGTATAGCCGGGCTCGGGCTGCTGCCCTCAAATGCGGAGAATTGATCTTTGCCGATCCTCGCCTGCGGCTGACGACCTACGAGCATGACGCCCTGAAGCATTACATGGCCGAAATTGAGAGTCTGCCTGAAGATGAAGAGGACTTCATTGACCTTTGTCTTGCAAAATACGCTCGGATACGCGGATTTCGGAAAGAATCGTACGGATTGTAG
- a CDS encoding B12-binding domain-containing protein: MKYLDDHSQVFTRFDLVLEHEEQEKHIFSHDAMLQQVAEYVVHGDDEEILPIVQQALEHKRPEDVIREGLIPGMAEVSRLWAEGSYFLPQVVLSADAMLAGISLCERTMGHPMTKKGKVITHTAEGDIHDIGQLIVNALLCTAGYEVINLGSDVPVDLVVQSCQEHKPLFLGGTALMTTTMTAFPRIAAKLKRLNLHIPFVCGGGAVNEDFTSGFDLGIWGKEASWAVGIAEDALRGMSWHEIREKWNG, encoded by the coding sequence GTGAAGTATCTTGACGATCATTCCCAGGTCTTTACCCGCTTTGACCTTGTTCTTGAGCATGAAGAACAGGAAAAGCACATCTTTTCCCATGATGCCATGCTGCAACAGGTGGCAGAGTACGTCGTCCATGGGGATGATGAGGAGATTCTCCCCATTGTCCAGCAGGCTCTTGAACACAAGCGTCCAGAAGATGTGATCCGGGAAGGACTCATCCCGGGCATGGCTGAAGTCAGCAGATTATGGGCTGAAGGGAGCTATTTTCTTCCCCAGGTCGTCCTTTCTGCAGATGCCATGCTCGCGGGGATTTCCCTCTGTGAGCGAACCATGGGGCATCCTATGACGAAAAAGGGTAAGGTTATCACCCATACGGCTGAAGGAGACATCCATGATATTGGGCAACTTATCGTCAATGCCCTGCTGTGTACTGCCGGTTATGAGGTGATTAACCTGGGATCGGATGTGCCGGTTGATCTTGTGGTGCAGAGTTGTCAGGAGCATAAGCCACTGTTCCTCGGTGGAACCGCCTTGATGACGACCACCATGACCGCGTTTCCCCGTATTGCGGCCAAACTGAAAAGGTTGAATCTGCATATCCCCTTTGTCTGTGGCGGTGGAGCGGTCAATGAAGATTTCACCTCGGGGTTTGATCTGGGGATCTGGGGCAAAGAGGCCTCATGGGCTGTCGGCATTGCGGAAGACGCCCTGCGGGGCATGTCCTGGCACGAGATCCGGGAAAAGTGGAACGGTTGA
- a CDS encoding DUF3313 domain-containing protein translates to MKKIHLVLTGILTFACCTLVGCAATSQTSPGAHSGFLLNYPPFHPGPPEGVDQVYTKPGMDLSRYHRVMVDEVQFYLKQGAAAQGIQASELRELADTCHKSLFAALGNVYPLVTEPGPDVLRIRLALTDIETSNPTRNAISTVLPVGLAVSVVRKAATGSYTGVGGASMEVELLDSMTGERLAAAIDTFNGSKMSGFSKLGATEEAFAFWAKRLRVTLDRAHGTSVQ, encoded by the coding sequence ATGAAAAAAATACACCTCGTACTGACCGGAATTCTCACCTTTGCCTGCTGCACCCTTGTCGGATGCGCAGCCACCTCGCAGACATCCCCAGGGGCACACTCAGGATTTTTGCTCAACTATCCACCGTTTCACCCCGGACCTCCAGAGGGGGTTGATCAGGTCTACACCAAGCCGGGAATGGACCTGAGCAGATATCATCGGGTGATGGTGGATGAGGTCCAGTTTTATCTCAAGCAGGGGGCGGCCGCACAAGGCATTCAGGCCAGTGAACTGCGGGAGCTCGCCGATACCTGTCATAAGTCGTTGTTCGCGGCCCTGGGCAACGTCTATCCGCTGGTGACGGAACCTGGCCCGGATGTTCTGCGCATCCGCCTGGCGCTCACCGATATCGAGACCAGCAACCCGACCAGAAACGCCATTTCCACTGTCCTGCCGGTGGGCCTGGCGGTGAGCGTGGTCAGGAAAGCCGCCACCGGCTCCTATACCGGGGTGGGCGGTGCGAGCATGGAGGTGGAGCTCCTCGATTCCATGACCGGCGAACGCCTTGCCGCCGCCATCGACACCTTCAACGGTTCGAAGATGAGCGGATTCAGCAAGCTTGGGGCCACCGAAGAGGCCTTTGCTTTCTGGGCCAAGCGCCTCAGGGTAACCCTCGACAGGGCGCATGGCACATCGGTGCAATGA
- a CDS encoding CBS domain-containing protein gives MPVGELCNREVVFATKSTTITEAAQLMRRYHVGDLVVVDEVNCKRIPVGIVTDRDIVIEVVAKSQPLQDCTVDKIMNPRLIHVPESAGMIEAIRLMRAHAIRRIPVVSNDGTLVGILSADDVLDLLAEELSELAKVSPRQQTREIRSKLP, from the coding sequence ATGCCTGTCGGAGAACTTTGTAATCGGGAAGTCGTGTTTGCCACCAAATCAACCACTATTACAGAAGCGGCCCAGCTCATGCGCCGCTACCACGTCGGTGATTTGGTTGTCGTGGACGAAGTCAACTGCAAGCGGATTCCGGTTGGTATTGTCACCGATCGAGATATCGTCATCGAAGTCGTTGCCAAATCGCAGCCATTACAAGATTGTACCGTCGACAAGATTATGAATCCAAGACTTATACATGTACCAGAATCAGCGGGGATGATCGAAGCCATTCGCTTGATGCGCGCCCACGCTATTCGCCGAATTCCAGTCGTGAGCAACGACGGAACACTGGTCGGCATTCTGTCGGCAGACGATGTGCTGGACCTTCTTGCCGAGGAGTTGTCGGAATTGGCAAAAGTCTCGCCACGCCAACAGACCCGGGAAATTCGCTCCAAACTTCCTTAA